A single region of the Chrysoperla carnea chromosome 5, inChrCarn1.1, whole genome shotgun sequence genome encodes:
- the LOC123299798 gene encoding GPI-anchored hemophore cfmA-like isoform X2, protein MNTKIFLIFLTVAAIELFNYQDSGCFVVALPCPPNCGSSGSGAASASGAASSGSGAASGSGAASGSGAASGSGAASGSGAASGSGAASGSGAASGSGAASGSGAASGSGSSSGSGSGSCGCGGSGSAGASSGGSSASASKNSAGASSNGSSAGASKGSAGAASGGSSASATKGAAGASSNGSTASATKKSASAASGGSSAGASNGSAGASSGSSSASATKNSAGASSCGSSAGASNGSAGASSGSSSASATKNSAGASSAGSSTTVSNGSAGASSAGSSAGATASGAGAASGGAVSSVTENAASASSAGSSVSVGGGDDSDDSDDCSC, encoded by the exons caagaTTCAGGATGCTTTGTGGTCGCTTTACCa tgtCCACCTAATTGTGGTTCATCAGGATCAGGAGCAGCATCCGCATCAGGTGCAGCATCATCAGGTTCAGGAGCTGCCTCCGGATCCGGTGCAGCTTCGGGTTCAGGAGCTGCCTCTGGTTCAGGCGCAGCGTCGGGTTCAGGAGCTGCCTCCGGATCAGGCGCAGCATCAGGATCAGGAGCTGCTTCTGGTTCAGGAGCAGCATCAGGATCCGGAGCTGCTTCTGGTTCTGGTTCATCATCGGGTTCAGGATCAGGATCATGTGGTTGCGGAGGAAGTGGGTCTGCAGGTGCATCATCTGGAGGTTCATCAGCAAGCGCAAGTAAAAATTCAGCTGGTGCTTCATCAAATGGTTCCTCCGCAGGAGCATCTAAGGGCTCAGCAGGTGCAGCGTCAGGAGGTTCGTCGGCTTCGGCAACTAAAGGTGCTGCTGGTGCTTCGTCTAATGGATCAACTGCGTCTGCAACTAAAAAGTCAGCTAGTGCTGCTTCTGGTGGATCATCGGCTGGTGCTTCAAATGGATCAGCAGGTGCATCGTCTGGTAGCTCCTCAGCTTCAGCAACCAAAAACTCAGCTGGCGCTTCTTCTTGCGGTTCATCGGCTGGCGCTTCAAATGGATCAGCAGGCGCATCATCTGGTAGCTCGTCAGCTTCAGCAACTAAAAACTCT GCTGGTGCTTCTTCGGCCGGATCATCTACAACTGTAAGTAACGGATCAGCTGGAGCTTCTTCTGCTGGATCATCAGCTGGTGCAACAGCTTCTGGAGCTGGAGCTGCATCAGGTGGTGCAGTTTCATCGGTTACTGAAAATGCAGCATCCGCATCTTCTGCTGGATCAAGTGTTTCAGTTGGAGGTGGTGATGATTCTGATGATTCTGATGATTGCTcttgttaa
- the LOC123299798 gene encoding uncharacterized transmembrane protein DDB_G0289901-like isoform X1, producing MNTKIFLIFLTVAAIELFNYQDSGCFVVALPCPPNCGSSGSGAASASGAASSGSGAASGSGAASGSGAASGSGAASGSGAASGSGAASGSGAASGSGAASGSGAASGSGSSSGSGSGSCGCGGSGSAGASSGGSSASASKNSAGASSNGSSAGASKGSAGAASGGSSASATKGAAGASSNGSTASATKKSASAASGGSSAGASNGSAGASSGSSSASATKNSAGASSCGSSAGASNGSAGASSGSSSASATKNSAGASSGGSTAGASNGSAGASSGSSSASATKDSAGASSAGSSTTVSNGSAGASSAGSSAGATASGAGAASGGAVSSVTENAASASSAGSSVSVGGGDDSDDSDDCSC from the exons caagaTTCAGGATGCTTTGTGGTCGCTTTACCa tgtCCACCTAATTGTGGTTCATCAGGATCAGGAGCAGCATCCGCATCAGGTGCAGCATCATCAGGTTCAGGAGCTGCCTCCGGATCCGGTGCAGCTTCGGGTTCAGGAGCTGCCTCTGGTTCAGGCGCAGCGTCGGGTTCAGGAGCTGCCTCCGGATCAGGCGCAGCATCAGGATCAGGAGCTGCTTCTGGTTCAGGAGCAGCATCAGGATCCGGAGCTGCTTCTGGTTCTGGTTCATCATCGGGTTCAGGATCAGGATCATGTGGTTGCGGAGGAAGTGGGTCTGCAGGTGCATCATCTGGAGGTTCATCAGCAAGCGCAAGTAAAAATTCAGCTGGTGCTTCATCAAATGGTTCCTCCGCAGGAGCATCTAAGGGCTCAGCAGGTGCAGCGTCAGGAGGTTCGTCGGCTTCGGCAACTAAAGGTGCTGCTGGTGCTTCGTCTAATGGATCAACTGCGTCTGCAACTAAAAAGTCAGCTAGTGCTGCTTCTGGTGGATCATCGGCTGGTGCTTCAAATGGATCAGCAGGTGCATCGTCTGGTAGCTCCTCAGCTTCAGCAACCAAAAACTCAGCTGGCGCTTCTTCTTGCGGTTCATCGGCTGGCGCTTCAAATGGATCAGCAGGCGCATCATCTGGTAGCTCGTCAGCTTCAGCAACTAAAAACTCTGCTGGAGCATCGTCTGGTGGATCAACAGCTGGTGCATCCAACGGTTCAGCGGGTGCATCATCTGGTAGCTCGTCAGCTTCAGCAACTAAAGACTCAGCTGGTGCTTCTTCGGCCGGATCATCTACAACTGTAAGTAACGGATCAGCTGGAGCTTCTTCTGCTGGATCATCAGCTGGTGCAACAGCTTCTGGAGCTGGAGCTGCATCAGGTGGTGCAGTTTCATCGGTTACTGAAAATGCAGCATCCGCATCTTCTGCTGGATCAAGTGTTTCAGTTGGAGGTGGTGATGATTCTGATGATTCTGATGATTGCTcttgttaa